In Thauera aromatica K172, one DNA window encodes the following:
- a CDS encoding CusA/CzcA family heavy metal efflux RND transporter yields the protein MHAPVTDSSPAEPAGTATAAARSGLLDRVIEWSAHNVFLVLLATVFLIGGGLYAVNKTPLDALPDLSDVQVIVYTDYPGQAPQVVEDQVTYPLTTSMLAVPRAKVVRGFSMFGASYVYVIFEDGTDIYWARSRVLEYLSSAAGRLPQGVAPQIGPDATGVGWVYQYAVLGRDMSLADTRSLQDWYVRYQLTKAQGVSEVASIGGFVREYQVTVDPLRLAGYGITLDTVTQAIRASNRDVGGRVVELAEKEYMVRGRGYLRSVDDIADIVLKAERGTPVRVGDVARVELVPAERRGIAELNGEGEVASGIVMARFGQNALDVIANVKAKIAEIAPGLPAGAEIVPVYDRSELIERAIANLKWTLFEESLIVAAVCVIFLLHVRSALVAIITLPLGILFAFIAMRSLGLGSNIMSLGGIAIAIGAMVDAAIVMIENAHKHIERLPEGATRQQRAAAIVLACKEVGPALFFSLLIITVSFLPVFALEGQEGRLFSPLAFTKTFAMAGAALLSVTLVPVLMLFFVRGRILPEAKNPVNRVLIWLYRPIIHGVLRFKVLTLVLAVLAMAATLVPARQIGSEFMPTLNEGTLFYMPAALPGMSVTEAGRLLATTNRIIKTFPEVESVYGKAGRANTATDPAPLEMFETVINLKPQDQWRPGMTTDTLIAEMDAALKFPGLANSWTMPIKARIDMLSTGIRTPVGVKVFGKDLDTLEKVAQAVEAAVRKVPGASSAYAERVAGGYYVDIVPRRDQLARYGLTIGMVQDVIATALGGEMVTTTVEGLERYGVSVRYARGLRDDPARLTSDVFVPTMNGPIPLGQVAEVKLTRGAPGIRTENALLAAYVYVDTREADLGAFVKRAQQAVAAEVAFPQGYYATWSGQFENMERAKEKMKIVVPVTLALIFVLLYLNFRRLTETLIVMLSVPFALVGGVWLMWWLGYQMSVAVAVGFIALAGVAAETGVIMLIYLDHAWNEVRARRQAEGREAGIADLYEAIMEGAVERVRPKMMTVVAIMAGLLPIMWSSGTGSEVMSRIAAPMVGGMVSSTVLTLAVIPALYALVKQWELRRGVQPATTATTVLGS from the coding sequence ATGCACGCCCCGGTGACGGATTCTTCGCCCGCCGAGCCCGCCGGCACGGCAACCGCAGCGGCAAGGTCCGGCCTGCTCGATCGCGTGATCGAGTGGTCCGCGCACAACGTGTTCCTGGTCCTGCTCGCGACCGTGTTCCTGATCGGTGGCGGCCTCTACGCGGTAAACAAGACCCCGCTCGACGCCCTGCCCGACCTCTCCGACGTGCAGGTGATCGTCTACACCGACTACCCCGGCCAGGCGCCGCAGGTGGTCGAGGACCAGGTCACCTATCCGCTCACCACCTCGATGCTGGCGGTGCCACGGGCCAAGGTGGTGCGCGGTTTCTCGATGTTCGGCGCGTCCTATGTGTATGTGATCTTCGAGGACGGCACCGACATCTACTGGGCGCGCTCGCGCGTGCTCGAGTACCTGAGCTCGGCCGCCGGCCGCCTGCCGCAGGGGGTAGCGCCGCAGATCGGGCCGGACGCGACCGGCGTAGGCTGGGTCTATCAGTACGCGGTGCTGGGCCGCGACATGAGCCTGGCCGACACCCGCAGCCTGCAGGACTGGTACGTGCGCTACCAGCTCACCAAGGCGCAGGGCGTGTCCGAGGTCGCCAGCATCGGTGGCTTCGTGCGCGAGTACCAGGTTACCGTCGATCCGCTGCGCCTGGCCGGTTACGGCATCACCCTCGATACGGTGACGCAGGCGATCCGCGCCTCCAACCGCGACGTCGGCGGCCGCGTGGTGGAGCTCGCCGAAAAGGAATACATGGTGCGCGGGCGCGGTTACCTGCGCAGCGTGGACGACATCGCCGACATCGTGTTGAAGGCCGAGCGCGGCACCCCGGTGCGGGTGGGCGACGTCGCCCGCGTCGAGCTGGTGCCCGCCGAGCGGCGCGGCATCGCCGAGCTGAACGGCGAAGGCGAGGTCGCCTCCGGCATCGTCATGGCGCGCTTCGGCCAGAACGCGCTCGACGTCATCGCCAACGTCAAGGCCAAGATCGCCGAGATCGCGCCCGGCCTGCCGGCGGGCGCCGAGATCGTGCCGGTCTACGACCGCTCCGAGCTGATCGAGCGCGCGATCGCCAACCTGAAATGGACGCTGTTCGAAGAGAGCCTGATCGTCGCCGCGGTGTGCGTGATCTTCCTGCTCCATGTGCGCAGCGCGCTGGTGGCGATCATCACCCTGCCGCTGGGCATCCTGTTCGCTTTCATCGCCATGCGTTCGCTCGGGCTGGGCTCGAACATCATGAGCCTGGGCGGGATCGCGATCGCGATCGGGGCGATGGTCGATGCGGCGATCGTGATGATCGAGAACGCGCACAAGCACATCGAGCGCCTGCCCGAGGGCGCCACCCGGCAGCAGCGCGCGGCGGCGATCGTGCTCGCGTGCAAGGAGGTCGGGCCGGCGCTGTTCTTCTCGCTGCTGATCATCACCGTGTCCTTCCTGCCGGTGTTCGCGCTCGAAGGCCAGGAGGGGCGGCTGTTCTCGCCGCTCGCCTTCACCAAGACTTTCGCCATGGCCGGCGCCGCGCTGCTGTCGGTGACCCTGGTGCCGGTGCTGATGCTGTTCTTCGTGCGCGGGCGCATCCTGCCCGAGGCCAAGAACCCGGTGAACCGGGTGTTGATCTGGCTCTACCGGCCGATCATCCACGGGGTGCTGCGGTTCAAGGTCCTCACCCTCGTGCTCGCCGTGCTGGCGATGGCCGCGACCCTCGTGCCCGCACGCCAGATCGGCTCCGAGTTCATGCCGACCTTGAACGAAGGCACGCTGTTCTATATGCCGGCGGCGCTGCCGGGGATGTCGGTGACCGAGGCCGGGCGCCTGCTCGCAACCACCAACCGCATCATCAAGACCTTCCCCGAGGTGGAGTCGGTCTACGGCAAGGCCGGCCGCGCCAACACCGCGACCGATCCGGCGCCGCTCGAAATGTTCGAGACCGTGATCAACCTCAAGCCGCAGGATCAGTGGCGCCCGGGCATGACCACCGACACCCTGATCGCCGAGATGGACGCCGCGCTCAAATTCCCCGGCCTCGCCAACTCGTGGACGATGCCGATCAAGGCCCGCATCGACATGCTCAGCACCGGCATCCGCACCCCGGTGGGAGTGAAGGTGTTCGGCAAGGACCTCGACACGCTGGAGAAAGTCGCCCAGGCGGTGGAAGCGGCGGTGCGCAAGGTGCCGGGCGCGAGCAGCGCCTACGCCGAGCGCGTGGCCGGCGGCTACTACGTGGACATCGTGCCGCGCCGCGACCAGCTCGCGCGCTACGGGCTCACCATCGGCATGGTGCAGGACGTGATCGCCACCGCCCTCGGCGGCGAGATGGTGACGACCACGGTCGAGGGCCTGGAGCGCTACGGCGTGTCGGTGCGCTATGCGCGCGGGCTTCGCGATGACCCAGCGCGGCTCACGTCCGACGTCTTCGTGCCGACGATGAACGGCCCGATCCCGCTCGGCCAGGTCGCCGAAGTGAAGCTGACGCGCGGCGCCCCCGGCATCCGCACCGAGAACGCGCTGCTCGCGGCCTACGTGTATGTCGATACCCGCGAGGCCGACCTCGGCGCCTTCGTCAAGCGCGCGCAGCAGGCGGTGGCCGCGGAAGTCGCCTTCCCGCAGGGCTACTACGCCACCTGGAGCGGCCAGTTCGAGAACATGGAGCGCGCCAAGGAGAAGATGAAGATCGTCGTGCCGGTCACCCTGGCACTCATCTTCGTGCTGCTGTACCTCAACTTCCGCCGCCTCACCGAAACGCTGATCGTGATGCTGTCGGTGCCCTTCGCGCTGGTGGGCGGGGTGTGGCTGATGTGGTGGCTGGGCTACCAGATGAGCGTCGCGGTGGCGGTGGGCTTCATCGCGCTCGCCGGGGTGGCGGCCGAGACCGGCGTGATCATGCTGATCTACCTCGATCATGCGTGGAATGAAGTCCGCGCACGCAGGCAGGCCGAAGGCCGTGAGGCGGGCATCGCCGACCTGTACGAAGCGATCATGGAAGGCGCGGTCGAGCGCGTGCGGCCAAAGATGATGACCGTGGTGGCGATCATGGCCGGCCTGTTGCCGATCATGTGGAGCAGCGGCACCGGCAGCGAAGTGATGAGCCGCATCGCCGCACCGATGGTCGGCGGCATGGTGTCCTCCACCGTGCTGACGCTGGCGGTGATTCCGGCGCTGTACGCGCTGGTCAAGCAGTGGGAGCTGCGCCGTGGCGTCCAGCCGGCGACGACGGCCACAACGGTGTTGGGTTCCTGA
- a CDS encoding heavy metal translocating P-type ATPase, whose product MTHEHTHGNHSGPAHHHDHPSPGKDTDPVCGMTVKPDSPYRVVHAGHEYRFCSPKCQGKFESDPGKYLTPQKDQASAESAPAPGAEYTCPMHPEVRQLGPGACPKCGMALEPVLPGLEDDDHPELTDFRRRFWRTLPLTVIVTAIAMSGCLFDPLLGAARPWVELALATPVVLWSGWPFFVRCAQSIGHRSPNMWTLIGLGTGAAYAYSVIATVVPEVFPASFRMGEHVAVYFEAAAVIISLTLLGQVLELKARSETGAAIKALLGLAPKTARRIRADGSEEDIPLTHVHPGDRLRVRPGEKVPVDGAVAEGESAVDESMLTGEPIPVTKRPGDKVIGATLNTSGALVMVAEKIGAQTMLSQIVQMVAQAQRSRAPMQRLADVVAGWFVLVVVLIALTTFVVWGLFGPQPSWAYGLINAVAVLIIACPCALGLATPMSVMVATGKAATQGVLFRDAAAIESLRKVDTLIVDKTGTLTEGRPAFHSVVAAPGGTEADVLRLAASLDQGSEHPLAHAIVAEARERGLVLSTPESFESSSGIGVRGTVDGRRVVLGNTALMDDERIDWQALAERAEALRLEGASVMYLAADGALVGLIAVADPVKASTAEALDALRASGLRIIMATGDGLTTARAVGARLGIDEVHGEVKPADKNDLVGKLQAEGRIVAMAGDGINDAPALARADVGIAMGTGTDVAMNSAHLTLVKGDLRGIASARRLSVATVRNMHQNLAFAFLYNAAGVPIAAGVLYPAFGLLLSPLIAALAMSFSSASVVGNALRLGRQRI is encoded by the coding sequence ATGACCCACGAGCATACGCATGGCAACCATTCCGGCCCCGCCCATCATCACGATCATCCATCGCCGGGCAAGGACACCGATCCGGTCTGCGGCATGACCGTGAAGCCCGACTCCCCGTACCGGGTGGTCCACGCCGGGCACGAGTACCGGTTTTGCAGTCCCAAGTGCCAAGGCAAGTTCGAAAGCGATCCGGGGAAATACCTCACGCCGCAGAAGGATCAGGCTTCAGCGGAGAGCGCGCCTGCGCCCGGCGCCGAATACACCTGCCCGATGCATCCGGAAGTCCGCCAGCTCGGCCCCGGCGCCTGCCCGAAGTGCGGCATGGCGCTCGAACCGGTGCTGCCGGGCCTCGAAGACGACGACCATCCCGAGCTCACCGACTTCCGCCGCCGCTTCTGGCGGACCCTGCCGCTAACGGTGATCGTGACGGCGATCGCGATGTCCGGCTGCTTGTTCGATCCGCTGCTGGGGGCTGCGCGCCCCTGGGTCGAGCTGGCCCTGGCGACACCGGTCGTGCTCTGGTCCGGCTGGCCGTTCTTCGTGCGCTGCGCGCAGTCGATCGGCCACCGCAGCCCGAACATGTGGACGCTGATCGGGCTCGGCACCGGGGCCGCCTATGCGTACAGCGTGATCGCGACCGTCGTACCCGAGGTGTTTCCGGCGTCCTTCCGGATGGGCGAACACGTCGCGGTGTACTTCGAGGCGGCCGCGGTGATCATCTCGCTGACCCTGCTCGGCCAGGTGCTGGAACTCAAGGCGCGCTCGGAGACCGGCGCCGCGATCAAGGCGCTGCTCGGCCTCGCGCCCAAGACGGCGCGGCGCATCCGCGCCGATGGCTCCGAAGAAGATATTCCCCTGACGCATGTCCATCCCGGCGACCGGCTGCGCGTCCGCCCGGGCGAGAAGGTGCCGGTCGATGGTGCCGTCGCCGAAGGCGAAAGCGCAGTCGATGAGTCGATGCTGACCGGCGAGCCGATCCCGGTGACCAAGCGCCCCGGCGACAAGGTGATCGGCGCCACGCTCAATACCAGCGGGGCACTGGTGATGGTGGCGGAGAAGATCGGCGCGCAGACCATGCTCTCCCAGATCGTGCAGATGGTGGCGCAGGCCCAGCGCTCGCGTGCCCCGATGCAGCGCCTGGCGGATGTCGTCGCGGGCTGGTTCGTCCTCGTCGTCGTCCTGATTGCGCTCACCACCTTCGTGGTCTGGGGGCTCTTCGGGCCCCAACCGAGCTGGGCCTACGGCCTGATCAACGCGGTGGCAGTGCTGATCATCGCCTGCCCCTGCGCCCTCGGCCTGGCGACGCCGATGTCGGTGATGGTCGCCACCGGCAAGGCCGCGACCCAGGGCGTGCTGTTTCGCGATGCGGCGGCGATCGAGTCGCTACGCAAGGTCGACACCCTGATCGTCGACAAGACCGGCACCCTGACCGAGGGGCGTCCTGCCTTCCATAGCGTGGTGGCCGCGCCGGGGGGGACGGAAGCCGACGTGCTGCGGCTCGCCGCCAGCCTCGACCAGGGCAGCGAGCATCCGCTTGCCCACGCGATCGTCGCCGAGGCCCGCGAGCGCGGTCTTGTGCTCAGCACGCCGGAGAGCTTCGAGTCCTCGTCCGGCATCGGCGTGCGTGGCACCGTCGACGGCCGTCGCGTGGTGCTGGGCAACACCGCCCTGATGGACGACGAGCGCATCGACTGGCAGGCGCTCGCCGAGCGCGCCGAGGCCCTGCGCCTGGAAGGCGCGAGCGTGATGTACCTCGCCGCCGACGGTGCGCTCGTCGGCCTCATCGCCGTCGCCGATCCGGTCAAGGCGTCGACCGCCGAAGCGCTCGATGCGCTGCGCGCAAGCGGGCTGCGGATCATCATGGCCACCGGCGACGGCCTCACCACGGCGCGCGCGGTCGGCGCCCGCCTGGGCATCGACGAGGTCCATGGCGAAGTGAAGCCCGCCGACAAGAACGACCTCGTCGGCAAACTGCAGGCCGAAGGCCGCATCGTCGCCATGGCCGGCGACGGCATCAACGACGCCCCGGCGCTGGCGCGCGCGGATGTGGGCATCGCGATGGGCACCGGGACCGACGTCGCGATGAACAGCGCCCACCTGACCCTGGTCAAGGGCGATCTTCGCGGCATCGCCAGCGCGCGCCGCCTCTCCGTCGCCACGGTGCGCAACATGCACCAGAACCTCGCCTTCGCCTTCCTGTACAACGCGGCGGGCGTGCCGATCGCGGCCGGGGTGCTCTATCCGGCATTCGGACTCCTGCTGTCGCCCCTGATCGCCGCCCTGGCGATGAGCTTCAGTTCAGCGTCCGTGGTCGGCAACGCGCTGCGCCTCGGACGGCAAAGGATCTGA
- a CDS encoding metal/formaldehyde-sensitive transcriptional repressor gives MSHTIRDQARLLARVRRIRGQVEALERALAAEKECAEILHQIAAVRGATNGLMAEVLEEHVRTHIADPAILDGAERMKGADELIGVLRTYLK, from the coding sequence ATGAGCCACACCATTCGTGATCAGGCCAGGCTGCTGGCCCGCGTCCGCCGCATCCGCGGCCAGGTCGAGGCGCTGGAGCGCGCGCTCGCCGCCGAAAAGGAATGCGCCGAAATCCTGCACCAGATCGCAGCGGTGCGCGGCGCCACCAACGGGCTGATGGCCGAAGTGCTCGAGGAGCACGTCCGCACCCACATCGCCGACCCGGCAATCCTCGATGGCGCCGAGCGCATGAAAGGCGCCGACGAGTTGATCGGCGTCCTGCGCACCTACCTCAAGTGA
- the dmeF gene encoding CDF family Co(II)/Ni(II) efflux transporter DmeF gives MHPESLSDRIHDHVFDRGNALAERSTWAVMWITAATMVVEIAAGWWFNSMALLADGWHMSSHAFAIGVSALAYAAARRYAKDRRFAFGTWKIEILGGFASAIFLLGVAAMMVLGSVERLVSPQPIQYKEAIAVALLGLAVNVVCAWILGRAHHHGHDHGHVHGHAHSAHDHDHHHHDLNLKSAYLHVIADAATSVLAIVALFGGWVYGWSWLDPVMGIAGAVLVAIWAKGLLAETGKVLLDREMDDPVVAEIREAVETGPEDGGTRIADLHVWRVGKAAYACAIAVVTHDRALTPDAVRARLAVHEEIVHSTIEIHHRMLKP, from the coding sequence ATGCATCCCGAGAGCCTGTCCGACCGGATTCACGACCACGTCTTCGACCGCGGCAATGCGCTCGCCGAGCGCAGCACCTGGGCGGTGATGTGGATTACCGCCGCGACCATGGTGGTCGAGATCGCCGCAGGCTGGTGGTTCAACTCGATGGCGCTGCTCGCCGATGGCTGGCACATGAGCTCGCACGCCTTCGCGATCGGCGTATCCGCGCTGGCCTACGCCGCTGCGCGGCGCTATGCGAAAGATCGGCGCTTCGCCTTCGGCACCTGGAAGATCGAGATCCTGGGCGGCTTCGCCAGTGCCATCTTCCTGCTCGGGGTGGCGGCGATGATGGTGCTCGGCTCGGTCGAGCGCCTGGTCTCGCCGCAACCGATCCAGTACAAGGAAGCGATCGCGGTCGCCCTCCTCGGCCTGGCCGTCAACGTCGTGTGCGCGTGGATCCTGGGCAGAGCGCACCATCACGGCCACGACCATGGCCACGTGCACGGCCATGCGCATTCCGCTCATGACCACGATCACCACCATCACGATCTCAACCTCAAGTCGGCCTATCTTCACGTCATCGCCGATGCGGCGACTTCGGTGCTCGCCATCGTCGCCCTCTTCGGCGGCTGGGTCTACGGCTGGTCCTGGCTCGATCCGGTGATGGGGATCGCCGGCGCGGTGCTGGTCGCGATCTGGGCGAAGGGCCTGCTCGCCGAAACCGGGAAAGTGCTGCTCGATCGCGAGATGGATGATCCGGTCGTCGCCGAGATCCGTGAAGCGGTGGAAACCGGCCCGGAAGACGGCGGCACGCGGATCGCCGACCTGCATGTGTGGCGTGTCGGCAAGGCGGCCTACGCGTGCGCGATCGCGGTGGTGACGCACGATCGCGCGCTCACGCCCGACGCGGTGCGGGCGCGGCTGGCGGTGCACGAGGAGATCGTCCACTCGACGATCGAGATCCATCATCGGATGCTCAAACCTTGA
- the tkt gene encoding transketolase: protein MQPTRNVKPPVFNPVTGAVRALAMDAVQQANSGHPGAPMGMAEIAEVLWRRHLRHNPANPKWADRDRFVLSNGHGSMLIYALLHLTGYDLPIEELKRFRQLHSKTPGHPEYGYAPGVETTTGPLGQGITNAVGMALAEKILAAEFNRPGHDIVDHRTYVFLGDGCLMEGISHEACSLAGTWGLSKLVAFYDDNNISIDGHVDGWFTDDTPKRFEAYGWQVIRDVQGHDPAAIEAAIEQAKADTERPTLICCKTIIGAGAPNKQDSHDVHGAPLGAAEIAAARAHIGWNHPPFEIPADVYAAWDARTKGAALEAQWNAAFAAYRAAHPELAAEFERRMAGELPADWDAHVAAVLAQIVDKAETIATRKASQNSIEAYAPQLPELLGGSADLAGSNLTLWSGAKGVSKHSGGNYVYYGVREFGMAAIANGISLHGGLIPYTATFLMFSEYARNALRMAALMKLRQIFVFTHDSIGLGEDGPTHQPVEQTATLRLIPNMDVWRPCDTTESAVAWANAIERRDGPTAMCFSRQNLPFQARTSDQVAAIRKGGYVLSEAPANVNGGKPQAVILATGSEVALAVAAQKTLAEQGLAVRVVSMPSTNVFDRQDAAYKASVLPAGLPRVAVEAGSTDGWYKYVGLEGRVIGLDRFGESAPAGELFKYFGITAEAVVQAVKSVL from the coding sequence ATGCAGCCGACCCGCAACGTCAAACCTCCGGTCTTCAACCCCGTCACCGGCGCGGTCCGCGCGCTGGCGATGGACGCCGTGCAGCAGGCCAATTCGGGCCACCCCGGCGCCCCGATGGGCATGGCCGAGATCGCCGAAGTGCTGTGGCGCCGCCATCTGCGCCACAATCCGGCCAACCCCAAGTGGGCCGACCGCGACCGCTTCGTGCTCTCCAACGGCCACGGTTCGATGCTGATCTACGCGCTGCTGCACCTGACCGGCTACGATCTGCCGATCGAGGAGCTCAAGCGCTTCCGCCAGCTCCACAGCAAGACGCCCGGCCACCCCGAATACGGCTACGCCCCCGGCGTCGAGACCACCACCGGCCCCCTCGGCCAGGGCATCACCAATGCGGTCGGGATGGCGCTGGCGGAGAAGATCCTCGCCGCCGAGTTCAACCGCCCCGGCCACGACATCGTTGACCACCGCACCTATGTCTTCCTCGGCGACGGCTGCCTGATGGAAGGCATCTCGCACGAGGCCTGCTCGCTCGCCGGCACCTGGGGCCTCTCCAAGCTCGTCGCCTTCTACGACGACAACAACATCTCGATCGACGGCCACGTCGACGGCTGGTTCACCGACGACACCCCGAAGCGCTTCGAAGCCTATGGCTGGCAGGTGATCCGCGACGTGCAGGGCCACGACCCGGCCGCGATCGAAGCCGCCATCGAGCAGGCCAAGGCCGACACTGAGCGCCCCACGCTGATCTGCTGCAAGACCATCATCGGCGCCGGCGCCCCCAACAAGCAGGACAGCCACGACGTGCACGGCGCCCCGCTGGGCGCCGCCGAAATCGCCGCCGCCCGTGCCCACATCGGCTGGAACCATCCGCCGTTCGAGATTCCCGCCGACGTCTATGCAGCGTGGGACGCGCGCACCAAGGGCGCCGCGCTCGAAGCGCAGTGGAATGCCGCCTTCGCCGCCTACCGTGCCGCCCACCCCGAACTCGCCGCCGAGTTCGAGCGCCGCATGGCGGGCGAGCTGCCTGCCGACTGGGACGCCCACGTCGCCGCGGTGCTCGCCCAGATCGTCGACAAGGCCGAAACCATCGCCACCCGCAAAGCCAGCCAGAACAGCATCGAAGCCTACGCGCCGCAACTGCCCGAACTGCTCGGCGGCTCGGCCGACCTCGCCGGCTCCAACCTCACCCTGTGGTCGGGCGCCAAAGGCGTGAGCAAGCACAGCGGCGGCAACTACGTCTATTACGGCGTGCGCGAATTCGGCATGGCGGCGATCGCCAACGGCATCAGTCTGCACGGCGGCCTGATCCCCTACACCGCCACCTTCCTGATGTTCAGCGAGTACGCGCGCAACGCCCTGCGCATGGCGGCGCTGATGAAGCTGCGCCAGATCTTCGTGTTCACCCATGATTCGATCGGCCTCGGCGAGGACGGCCCCACCCACCAGCCGGTGGAGCAGACCGCCACCCTGCGCCTGATCCCCAACATGGACGTGTGGCGCCCCTGCGACACCACCGAATCGGCGGTGGCCTGGGCGAACGCGATCGAGCGCCGCGACGGCCCCACCGCGATGTGCTTCTCGCGCCAGAACCTGCCCTTCCAGGCGCGCACTTCCGATCAGGTCGCGGCGATCCGCAAGGGCGGTTACGTGCTGTCGGAAGCCCCGGCCAACGTCAATGGCGGCAAGCCGCAGGCGGTGATCCTCGCCACCGGCTCCGAAGTCGCGCTCGCGGTCGCGGCGCAGAAGACGCTGGCCGAGCAAGGCCTCGCCGTGCGCGTGGTGTCGATGCCCTCGACCAACGTCTTCGACCGTCAGGACGCCGCGTACAAGGCGAGCGTGCTGCCCGCCGGCCTGCCGCGCGTCGCGGTCGAGGCCGGCAGCACCGACGGCTGGTACAAGTACGTCGGCCTGGAGGGCCGCGTCATCGGCCTCGACCGCTTCGGCGAATCGGCGCCGGCAGGCGAGCTGTTCAAGTATTTCGGCATCACCGCGGAGGCGGTGGTGCAGGCAGTGAAGTCGGTGCTCTGA